The genomic stretch TATGTAGATGTGGGTGGCGGTTCTACCGAGCTTACGTTTTACGAAAACGACACAATGATCTACGAAAAATCTTTCAATATCGGAACAATTCGTCTTCTCAATAATCTTGTAACAGACGACAACTGGAAAGAAATGAAAGAAGAAATAAAGGCAAATATCAGCAGTAAAAAACAAGTTGTAGCCATCGGTTCAGGTGGAAATATCAACAAAGTTTTTTCGATGAGCAAAACCAAAGACGGAAAACCAATGTCTATTGCCTACTTAAAAAAAGCCTACAAAGAATTCAACGATCTTACCGTGGAAGAAAGAATGACAAAATATGGTTTCAGAGAAGACCGAGCCGATGTTTTGGTTCATGCTTTGAAAATCTACAATTTTGTAATGCATTGGGCAGATATCAATAAAATTTTTGTACCAAAAATTTCTGTTGCGGATGGTTTGATTCACAATATTTATGAAAGGGTTTCGGGAGAGAAATAACTTTTTTGATTTTAATTTCAATTGCGTTTATCTAAAACAAATTATAGCTTAATAACATAAAATTCAAATACTTATAATAATTCTTAAACTACATTGACGCAATAGTATATAATTTATATTTGTGCAATTTGTATATTTGGATTTTATGTGAAATATTAAAAAGCATAGTACATAAATTAAACTCAAATAGATTTTAAATGAAATTTTTATTAACCTTAACTCTTTTATTATCATTTTATTTTGTCAGTGCACAAAATTCAGAAATTAAAAAGTTTTCGATCAAAAGCAATTCCTTAAATGAAACTCGTGATTGAACATTATATTTCCCGAAAAAATTTTCTGCCAAAAAAAATATAATTTGATTTTTATGGCTGATGGTCAATTTCTAAATGAAAGATATAAATCGAAAATTGATAGTTTAATAGATAATAAATTGATTTCGGAGTTTATTATAGTTGGTGTAAATTCAAATGAAACAGGTATACCAAATTCATACTTACAGCTAAGAAATTATGAATATATAGAAAACAATGATGCTGAAATTGGTTCGGATCTTTATTCTAGATATATAAATCACCTTGAATTTTTCATAAGTGAAGTTGATGAGTATGTTAAAGAATATTTGAAAATAAAAGTGAAGAAAAGATTTTTTTATGGGGTATCAAATGGTGCAGGTTTTGGAATTAGTTTACTAGACAAATATCCTAATTTTTTTAAATCTTATATTTTATATTCAGTTGCTGGAGCAAATAAAGATAATTTAAAAAAATCCAATAATAAAATTTCAAATATTATCATTCGATATGGAAATCAAGAACCAGAACCTATTATTGACTACAATATAGCTTTAGCTGAATTAATTAAATCAAAAAATTATAAAGTAACTTTTTCAAATTATAAAGGTGGACATAAAAGAATTGATTGGTTAAATAACTTTATAAAAGATATTCAGCTAATTGGATTATAAATACTTCTCACAAAATCGTATTGGCGAAATGACGGGTTTGTGTGAATCCTGAATAATCACTTAGCCACCAATACTTTCGTCATCATCAATGATAAAAAAAGACACAACAATGAAAATCCCAACCATCCACGGATATATAGATCGAAGAATTTTAATCAATTTTACAGCTGATCCAAAATCTGTGGAGAAGATTATTCCATTTCCTTTTAGACCAAAAATTTATAAGGACAAAGCTATCGTTGGAATTTGCTTAATCAGATTGAAAAACATAAAACCAAAAGGTCTACCTGACTTCATTGGAGTAAATTCTGAAAATGGGGCTCACAGAATTGCTGTAGAATGGGACGAAAACGGTGAGACCAAATCAGGAGTTTACATTCCTCGCAGAGACACTTCATTAAAATTAAATACATGGGTTGGCGGACGAATATTTCCTGGAAGACACTATCACGCAAAATTTAATGTAGAAGAAGAAAAAGGAAATTATCATATTGATTTTAAGAGTTCGGACGGCACTGAAATACTAATTGACGCTACTGAAACAAATTTGTTTAGCGACACATCTATTTTTGAAACATTAAATAACGCTTCTGATTTTTTTGAAAATGGCGACCTTGGTTACTCACCAAACAAAGATAAATTTGACGGACTTAGATTGAAAGCATATAAGTGGGAAGTTAGGCCACTTGATGTTTTGAAAGTAAAATCAAGCTTTTTTGAAAACGAAGAAATTTTCCCACAAGGTTCGGTAACTTTTGACAACGCATTATTAATGACAGACATTGAACATGAATGGAAAAGCGAGACGGACAAATGACCGAAGCTATATAAGTTCTTGGTGAAAATTTCTAAATGGAGATTGCGCCTCAATTTCCGTAACATAGCACTCCTTGAAACATTATCAACAATATTAAACGCCAATAAATAACAAAATGGACAATACAGAAATTACGAAAGAACATGTTGTTGAAGCGGAAAACAAGCTTTTTTCGGCTCAACGTGTAAGCAATGTTGATTTACTTGACCAGCTATTGCATGATGACTTGGTCGCAGTTTCACCGACAGGGCAAATAGTAACTAAAGAAATGGATCTCAACTCACACAAAGCGAAAACAATGATTATTGAAGAAGCTTCAACAGAAATTGACGACATTAAAATATCGGGTGATACCGCACTTTCAATCGTTACAATGACAGCGAAAGGAAAAATGATGGAAACACCAATTGAAGGAAAATTTAGATATTTTAGAGTTTGGAAACGCTTCGACGGCACATTGAAAGTGATCGGAGCAAGCTTTATGCAATTACCCTAAATTAAAATTAAATATGACATTGCTTTCAAGACCAGTTTTTGAACTGATTTTTAATAATATTATAAGCACGTTTTTCTCATAATTAACAATTTATTAAAGAATTTCCACAATACGAACAAATTATTAATCAAATCTTAAAATTCGCTTAAAAGCCTCACAACTTTCAAACCTCATTTTTGCACAAATCTATAATTGAGTAAAAATGAAAAACAAATACCTTTTGAGAGGCTTATTACCTATTGCTGCTTTATTTCACGGCGCAGCTTCTGGACAAATCACATTAGTTCACTATTGGAACTTTAATAATAATGCATCTGTTTCCGCCATTACAGCACCTACATCAACGCTTCTAAACGGTTCTATCACCGCTGTTTCTACAGGAACAGGAAGTACAGATACCTTCATAGATTTTGCTGGCGGAACATCACAAAACTTTAATGTTGAAAATCTTAATGCAAGAAACGGAGATGCTTCCGGAACGCATTTGAGATACAATTATCCGATCAACGGAAATGTACAATTTAATTTGCCAACGACAGGATATAACAATGTTGTTGTAAAATTTTCTACAAGAAGATCTGGTTCGGGTGCAGGAAATCAAAACTGGTCTTACTCTTTAGACGGAATTACTTTTGTCCCGTATCAAACGGTTACTTCACAAGATGCCAATCCACAACTCATCACGTTTGATTTTTCGAATGTGACAGGAGTTTCAAATAACCCTAATTTTAAATTAAAAGTTGAATTTACTCAAGGCAGTGGCGGAGCTGTTGGAAATAACAGATTCGATAATTTCACACTAGATGCAACTTCAGTTGGCGGAACCGATACTACTCCACCAACCGTTGCTTATTTACCTGCAAACAACGTCAATAATGCTTCTACAACAGTAAATCCTACGATCACTTTTAACGAAAATGTAAGATTAATCGATAACTCTCCAATTACTTCTGCAAATGCACAAAGTTTAGTTGAATTACGTTTAGGAAACTCCACGGGAAATGCAGTTCCGTTTACTACAACTTTTGCCAACAATGCAATTACGATAATTCCTACAGGAGGTTTAGTTCCGAATCAGGCTTATTATTTAGCTTTAAAACCAAATATGGTAGAAGATACAACCGATAATGCAGTGACCACAGTAACTTCTAGTGTTTTCACAACGGCAGGAACAAGTATTTCTTTAGATAAAACTTTAATTAAGGTTAATGAAAACGCAGGAACTTTAGCATTTAAAATAAATGTGACCAATCCTTCTAATGCAACAGTAAATTTGATTGTGAAACCTGCTTCTTTTAACACCGCAAACAGCAGTGATTTTACCTTTACAAGCCAAACAATCAACATTACGCCTTCTACAACAAGTGTTACGGTAAATATTCCGATTCTTGATGATACTTTGGAAGAGCAACAGGCAGAATATTTTGTTTTAGGATTAGAAAATCCTGTAGGAACAACGATTACCGGAGACACTACTTCTACCGTTTATATTATCGATAATGATAAAGCGGCTCCAGTTCCTTCCAACCAAATTTCATTAAATTATATCGGAAGTTTTGATCCTTCAGGAAATAATAACAGTTCTACAGAAATTGTAGTTCATGATCCTGCAACTCAAAAATTATTCACCATCAGTTCTTTAACGGATGTTTTTGATATTATTAATTTCACCAATCCATTAGCTCCGTCAGTAATCAACACCGTGAATATGACTCCTTATGGTGGAATTACAAGTATCGCCGTGAAAAACGGGCTTGTTGCTGTAGCCTCACCAAACGGAACAAACGCTCAACAAAACGGATCGGTAGTTTTCTTCGACATCAACGGAAATTTCCTAAAACAAGTCACCGTAGGAGTTTTACCGGATATGATCACATTTACTCCAGACGGAACAAAAGTAATGACTGCAAATGAAGGTGAACCAAATGATGCTTACACGGTAGATCCGGAAGGTTCAATCAGTATTATTGATATTTCCGGTGGAATTAATAATTTAAGCCAGTCAAACGTGACGACACTTGGTTTTGCAGGTTACAACAGCCAGGAAGCTGCATTCATAAGTTCAGGCGGAAGAAAAGTAAAATCTACAAGTACTTTGGCGCAGGATCTTGAGCCTGAATATATTACCATAAGCCCAGACAGCCAGAAAGCATGGGTTTCTTGTCAGGAAAACAACGGAATTATCGAAGTTAATCTTAGTAACAATACTTTAGGAAATATTTGGGGATTAGGCAAAAAAGATATGAGTCTTCCAGGAAATGGTTTTGATGCTTCCGATAACAATGGTGAAGTTTTGATCGCCAACTGGCCTGTCAAAGCGTATTACAATCCCGATGCAATGGCTTCGTTCAAAGTTGGAAACACCAATTATCTGGTTACCGCAAACGAAGGCGACGAAAAAGACTTAGGTGGATTTAGTGAAAGAACAACCGTTGGAGCGAACGGTTATACTTTAGACTCAACACTTTTTCCGAATGCTTCTGTTTTAAAAGCTTCGCATAATTTAGGAAGATTCAGAGTGACCAATGTAAACGGAAATACAGACGGAGACACAGATTTTGAAGAAATTCATGCATTGGGAGCAAGATCATTTTCGATTTTCAATGCCGATACAAAACAAATCGTTTACGACAGCGGTGACAGATTTGAAAGATATATTGCAGCCACT from Chryseobacterium indoltheticum encodes the following:
- a CDS encoding nuclear transport factor 2 family protein, translated to MDNTEITKEHVVEAENKLFSAQRVSNVDLLDQLLHDDLVAVSPTGQIVTKEMDLNSHKAKTMIIEEASTEIDDIKISGDTALSIVTMTAKGKMMETPIEGKFRYFRVWKRFDGTLKVIGASFMQLP
- a CDS encoding DUF2071 domain-containing protein, yielding MKIPTIHGYIDRRILINFTADPKSVEKIIPFPFRPKIYKDKAIVGICLIRLKNIKPKGLPDFIGVNSENGAHRIAVEWDENGETKSGVYIPRRDTSLKLNTWVGGRIFPGRHYHAKFNVEEEKGNYHIDFKSSDGTEILIDATETNLFSDTSIFETLNNASDFFENGDLGYSPNKDKFDGLRLKAYKWEVRPLDVLKVKSSFFENEEIFPQGSVTFDNALLMTDIEHEWKSETDK
- a CDS encoding choice-of-anchor I family protein; this encodes MKNKYLLRGLLPIAALFHGAASGQITLVHYWNFNNNASVSAITAPTSTLLNGSITAVSTGTGSTDTFIDFAGGTSQNFNVENLNARNGDASGTHLRYNYPINGNVQFNLPTTGYNNVVVKFSTRRSGSGAGNQNWSYSLDGITFVPYQTVTSQDANPQLITFDFSNVTGVSNNPNFKLKVEFTQGSGGAVGNNRFDNFTLDATSVGGTDTTPPTVAYLPANNVNNASTTVNPTITFNENVRLIDNSPITSANAQSLVELRLGNSTGNAVPFTTTFANNAITIIPTGGLVPNQAYYLALKPNMVEDTTDNAVTTVTSSVFTTAGTSISLDKTLIKVNENAGTLAFKINVTNPSNATVNLIVKPASFNTANSSDFTFTSQTINITPSTTSVTVNIPILDDTLEEQQAEYFVLGLENPVGTTITGDTTSTVYIIDNDKAAPVPSNQISLNYIGSFDPSGNNNSSTEIVVHDPATQKLFTISSLTDVFDIINFTNPLAPSVINTVNMTPYGGITSIAVKNGLVAVASPNGTNAQQNGSVVFFDINGNFLKQVTVGVLPDMITFTPDGTKVMTANEGEPNDAYTVDPEGSISIIDISGGINNLSQSNVTTLGFAGYNSQEAAFISSGGRKVKSTSTLAQDLEPEYITISPDSQKAWVSCQENNGIIEVNLSNNTLGNIWGLGKKDMSLPGNGFDASDNNGEVLIANWPVKAYYNPDAMASFKVGNTNYLVTANEGDEKDLGGFSERTTVGANGYTLDSTLFPNASVLKASHNLGRFRVTNVNGNTDGDTDFEEIHALGARSFSIFNADTKQIVYDSGDRFERYIAATHPLIFNADNEANGAKSRSRAKGPEPEGVTLGTINGQTFAFITLERTGGVMVYNITDPNNVTFTDYKHSRMTSAFGGDNGPEGITYIPPANMNNGKGYVVVANEISGTLSMYEVVFSPTLATGEVKKEKATFNIFPNPVNKGNTLYFNRAQGYELYDMSGKLLGKEKNALTIDTSKLNTGVYLIKTSEGEVKRFIVK
- a CDS encoding Ppx/GppA phosphatase family protein encodes the protein MIIAAIDIGSNAARLLINEVKIQNGKPEYIKLNLLRIPLRLGMDVFTLGKIGEEREKMVLDSMKIFSDLMKVYKVEHYRACATSAMRDAENGNEIIEKVKNHANLTIEIISGDEEATLVYENHVAEGLDKDFAYLYVDVGGGSTELTFYENDTMIYEKSFNIGTIRLLNNLVTDDNWKEMKEEIKANISSKKQVVAIGSGGNINKVFSMSKTKDGKPMSIAYLKKAYKEFNDLTVEERMTKYGFREDRADVLVHALKIYNFVMHWADINKIFVPKISVADGLIHNIYERVSGEK